A stretch of the Maridesulfovibrio bastinii DSM 16055 genome encodes the following:
- a CDS encoding MFS transporter, whose translation MIRLAILSISLLTVMSGAAVAPAVADIIAYFPNSSDMLGKMVLTTPALTIIPVALVTGLLSSRISRKHLVYTGIFFYILGGAGGGLATSIPFLLSMRAVLGIGVGILMPLSTGIIADIWSGEEKARTMGLASAASNLGGFIAMLLSGLLAAVSWRASFLIYLLGIAVWVLIFFFLPENRPTAIVKSNSTKGAGQLVSYIRWGIGMFLLMIAFYSIPVNIAIYLQNHHIGDSRMAGAAMAVMTAASFLTGLAYGNLKTVLRGWLPSLSLAVFAISYYGLSAFPSVLPLFCCLMLNGMAFGILVPSIMDGVTKTAEHTSGTAGTSVVTSFLFAGQFASPLIMSETSALIFGPGISNIYLTLAFGAGLTGALAFVLRITASKRV comes from the coding sequence ATGATTCGTCTGGCAATTCTTTCTATTTCTTTACTCACGGTTATGTCTGGAGCAGCCGTGGCTCCGGCTGTAGCGGATATCATCGCCTATTTCCCGAATTCTTCGGATATGCTGGGAAAGATGGTGCTCACCACTCCGGCTTTGACAATTATACCTGTGGCTTTGGTTACAGGCCTGCTCAGTAGCAGGATATCTCGAAAGCATCTGGTCTACACCGGAATCTTTTTCTATATTTTGGGTGGAGCCGGGGGCGGACTTGCGACATCTATTCCTTTTCTGCTTTCAATGAGAGCCGTACTCGGCATAGGAGTCGGAATTTTAATGCCCCTATCAACCGGAATCATCGCAGATATCTGGTCCGGTGAAGAAAAGGCCAGAACAATGGGGCTTGCCTCGGCAGCAAGCAATCTGGGTGGCTTTATAGCCATGCTTCTTTCCGGTTTGCTGGCGGCAGTGAGCTGGCGGGCATCTTTTCTCATTTATCTGCTGGGTATAGCTGTCTGGGTGTTGATATTTTTCTTTTTACCGGAAAATCGTCCGACTGCCATAGTGAAAAGTAACTCTACCAAAGGAGCAGGTCAGTTAGTTTCCTATATTCGCTGGGGAATCGGTATGTTCCTGCTCATGATCGCTTTCTATTCCATCCCGGTTAATATCGCCATCTATCTCCAGAATCATCATATTGGAGACTCTCGCATGGCCGGGGCAGCTATGGCCGTTATGACTGCGGCATCATTCCTGACAGGACTTGCCTACGGTAATCTCAAAACAGTGCTGCGCGGGTGGCTTCCAAGTTTGAGCCTAGCCGTATTCGCAATTTCGTACTACGGTCTATCCGCATTTCCTTCAGTGCTCCCCCTTTTCTGCTGTCTGATGTTAAATGGGATGGCTTTCGGAATCCTCGTGCCCTCAATTATGGACGGAGTTACTAAAACTGCTGAGCATACCTCCGGGACTGCCGGAACTTCCGTGGTCACCAGCTTTTTGTTTGCCGGTCAATTTGCCAGCCCTTTGATCATGAGTGAAACCTCAGCTCTTATATTCGGCCCGGGAATATCCAATATTTATCTGACTCTTGCCTTCGGAGCCGGATTAACAGGCGCTCTTGCTTTTGTGCTTCGAATCACAGCCTCAAAGCGAGTTTAA
- a CDS encoding MarR family winged helix-turn-helix transcriptional regulator translates to MAKHRSIGKKVGIIARYLDMILDSRLAHLGLSAATIPIITFLYENEGVNQDTLAESLQFNKSTAARAVSKLEKEGYLTRTVDPDNRRSNILRTTEKSRSIEEAVNQILKGLTDDVFAGFNDKDIDQYFHLTELISARVLQMHKETK, encoded by the coding sequence ATGGCAAAACATAGGTCGATAGGAAAAAAAGTAGGTATCATAGCAAGATATCTTGATATGATTTTGGATAGTCGTCTTGCCCATCTTGGTCTGAGTGCTGCGACCATACCGATTATTACTTTCCTTTATGAAAACGAAGGGGTGAATCAGGACACTTTGGCTGAGTCCCTGCAGTTTAATAAAAGCACAGCAGCACGAGCTGTCTCCAAACTGGAAAAGGAAGGATATCTTACCAGAACCGTTGATCCGGATAACAGAAGGAGCAACATTCTCCGCACTACGGAGAAATCCCGCAGTATCGAGGAGGCAGTTAATCAAATACTCAAAGGATTGACAGATGATGTGTTCGCTGGATTTAACGATAAGGATATCGATCAGTATTTTCATTTAACCGAACTAATCAGTGCGCGAGTTTTGCAGATGCATAAGGAAACAAAATGA
- a CDS encoding methyl-accepting chemotaxis protein, with translation MNFKSIKTKIVLISALCVVIVAAILIFLQISDQRSTNQFVKSNVEELLESTTKIRLLAVAKSEAGIIKAKLETNLTAARTIASAFRTVRSEDAIRSSGLLSKVFNDILLDVLKDNKEFLGAYSAWQPEALDGTDSTHAGNTDLSYDDDGRFVPYWNRDETGKIGHQNLVGYEDASSHPNGVKKGGWYLNPRDTGRENILDPFPYIVQGKQDWLTTMSAPIVDNGNFLGVAGTDLRLNFVQKLCENVARELYSGKATLKVVSYLGIVVADSQNPSNVGKPLDQTEANNAQLIKTQVRNGESYVNMGKETGLIQVISPVSLGRTGTPWAVLIEVDRDVVFEHVNDLAKAMAEKANSSYKTAIFTGAAVAVIACIAIWFLSGTIVAPIKKSVNYAEAVAEGDFEQNLDIDQKDEIGVLADSLKKMVQNLKAMILEAEEKSKVAEEAAARANVAVEEANEAKEQAARAEKEGKLQAASELEEVVNIVTSASEELSAQIEQSTMGTREQSSQITETATAMEEMNSTVLEVARNASDAAETANQAKEKAQTGSEVVSQVLNSMEDLQKIALQLKDDVSNLGRDAEGIGQVMEVISDIADQTNLLALNAAIEAARAGEAGRGFAVVADEVRKLAEKTMAATQEVGSAIGDIQTGTKANIVNVEKAVEKIDETTELSGTSGEALEAIVNFVDGTSTQVQNIATAAEQQSATSEEINRSLNQVSAISSETSQAMEESARAVEEMARQAQVLQGLITQMKS, from the coding sequence TTGAATTTTAAGTCTATTAAAACTAAAATAGTTTTGATTTCAGCTCTTTGCGTAGTGATTGTTGCTGCTATTCTGATTTTTCTTCAAATTTCGGATCAGCGGAGTACTAATCAGTTTGTAAAGAGCAATGTTGAGGAACTTCTGGAATCAACAACTAAAATCAGGCTGCTGGCCGTTGCGAAGTCTGAAGCCGGAATAATTAAAGCCAAGCTTGAAACCAATCTGACGGCTGCACGAACTATTGCCAGCGCATTTAGAACCGTCAGAAGTGAAGATGCGATAAGATCAAGCGGTCTTCTCAGCAAGGTCTTTAATGACATCCTGCTGGATGTTTTGAAGGATAATAAGGAATTTCTTGGAGCATACAGTGCATGGCAGCCTGAGGCTCTCGATGGCACAGACTCCACCCATGCCGGCAATACCGATCTTAGCTATGACGACGATGGCAGATTTGTTCCCTACTGGAATAGAGATGAGACGGGAAAAATAGGCCACCAGAATCTTGTCGGTTATGAAGATGCAAGCAGTCATCCTAATGGCGTTAAAAAAGGCGGATGGTATCTCAACCCGAGAGATACAGGCCGCGAAAATATTCTCGATCCTTTCCCGTACATTGTTCAGGGCAAGCAGGACTGGCTTACAACCATGTCAGCTCCGATAGTTGATAATGGTAATTTCCTTGGTGTTGCCGGTACTGACCTGAGATTGAATTTTGTTCAGAAATTATGTGAAAATGTTGCAAGAGAATTATATTCCGGCAAAGCCACACTCAAGGTTGTCAGTTATCTGGGAATTGTTGTGGCTGACAGTCAGAATCCTTCCAATGTCGGTAAACCTCTTGATCAGACTGAAGCTAATAACGCCCAGCTAATTAAAACACAGGTTCGCAATGGTGAATCTTATGTTAATATGGGTAAGGAAACAGGCCTGATTCAGGTTATTTCCCCAGTTTCTCTGGGACGCACCGGAACCCCGTGGGCAGTTCTTATTGAAGTGGACAGAGACGTTGTCTTTGAACATGTTAACGATCTGGCCAAAGCTATGGCTGAGAAAGCTAATTCAAGTTATAAAACAGCTATTTTTACCGGTGCAGCGGTTGCAGTCATTGCCTGCATTGCTATCTGGTTCCTGAGCGGAACTATTGTTGCCCCGATCAAAAAATCCGTGAACTACGCAGAAGCCGTAGCTGAAGGCGATTTTGAACAGAATCTTGATATTGATCAGAAGGATGAAATAGGAGTTCTTGCTGATTCATTGAAGAAGATGGTTCAGAACCTGAAAGCGATGATTCTTGAGGCTGAAGAAAAAAGTAAGGTTGCTGAAGAAGCTGCCGCCAGAGCCAATGTCGCTGTAGAAGAAGCCAACGAGGCCAAAGAACAGGCTGCAAGGGCTGAAAAAGAAGGTAAGCTGCAGGCCGCAAGCGAGCTTGAAGAAGTAGTTAATATTGTAACATCTGCTTCTGAAGAGCTATCGGCTCAGATTGAGCAGTCGACAATGGGAACCAGAGAGCAGTCTTCGCAGATAACTGAAACAGCCACGGCAATGGAAGAGATGAACTCAACCGTTCTTGAAGTTGCCAGAAACGCTTCTGATGCTGCTGAAACAGCCAATCAGGCTAAAGAAAAGGCTCAGACCGGATCGGAAGTTGTTTCACAGGTTCTCAACAGCATGGAAGATCTTCAGAAGATAGCTTTACAACTTAAGGATGACGTTTCGAATCTCGGCAGAGATGCCGAGGGTATCGGTCAGGTAATGGAAGTGATCTCCGATATTGCCGACCAGACAAACCTGCTCGCACTTAATGCCGCAATTGAAGCTGCCAGAGCCGGTGAAGCAGGCAGAGGCTTTGCTGTTGTAGCAGATGAAGTCCGCAAACTTGCTGAAAAGACCATGGCTGCAACTCAGGAAGTCGGGTCAGCAATTGGAGATATTCAGACCGGAACGAAAGCCAATATAGTTAATGTTGAGAAGGCAGTTGAAAAAATTGATGAAACCACTGAGCTTTCCGGTACATCCGGTGAAGCACTTGAAGCTATTGTTAACTTTGTAGACGGTACTTCCACTCAGGTTCAGAATATCGCAACCGCTGCGGAACAGCAGTCTGCTACGAGTGAAGAAATCAATAGGTCACTCAATCAGGTTTCGGCGATTTCCTCCGAGACTTCACAGGCCATGGAAGAGTCAGCCAGAGCTGTCGAAGAAATGGCCAGACAGGCACAGGTTCTTCAGGGACTTATTACCCAGATGAAGAGTTAG
- a CDS encoding tetratricopeptide repeat protein, giving the protein MNRMRKVSMMFLVIMTFFSICCVSGSSASGTAECGGKAQVLIDSGKYSEAIDLLEKGVQEHPGSDWLLSMLGRAYYKEGNLEAAEAEFRKALEINKDNIVAKKLIKEMRNTQDLLRDRDLSEWVAIGKEKAADLLTTVLGVWIGMLLSSISSGFYSHFTRKSFRRALAKKDFDYATDILEDLVVKREKAQLRKRLKELLNVFSLEDSRELIIDYVDDPDVEKKLVHFLSQIYKKSSRKGA; this is encoded by the coding sequence ATGAACAGAATGCGAAAAGTTAGTATGATGTTTCTGGTTATTATGACATTTTTTTCAATATGTTGTGTTTCCGGTTCATCTGCGTCGGGGACAGCTGAATGCGGTGGTAAGGCTCAGGTTTTAATTGACTCCGGAAAGTATTCCGAAGCCATTGATCTTCTTGAGAAAGGTGTTCAGGAACATCCCGGTTCGGACTGGCTTTTGAGCATGCTTGGCAGAGCTTATTATAAAGAAGGAAATCTGGAAGCGGCAGAGGCTGAATTCCGCAAAGCTCTGGAGATTAATAAGGACAACATAGTTGCCAAAAAATTGATCAAAGAAATGCGCAACACTCAGGACCTGCTGCGTGACCGTGATCTCAGTGAATGGGTTGCTATAGGAAAAGAAAAGGCCGCAGATCTTTTAACAACGGTACTCGGCGTCTGGATAGGTATGCTGCTTTCTTCAATTTCAAGCGGTTTCTATTCCCATTTTACCAGAAAGAGTTTCAGAAGAGCTCTTGCGAAAAAAGATTTTGACTATGCAACTGATATATTGGAAGATCTTGTAGTAAAGAGGGAAAAAGCCCAGCTTCGAAAAAGATTGAAGGAATTGCTGAACGTATTTTCGCTGGAAGATTCCCGTGAACTGATTATTGATTATGTTGACGATCCCGATGTTGAAAAAAAGCTCGTCCATTTTTTGAGTCAGATTTACAAAAAATCATCCCGAAAAGGGGCTTGA
- a CDS encoding SpoIID/LytB domain-containing protein → MKIKNIALLLVLLIFTTVTCPSVAGAVSKVELEDQAQAQWHINYASYLIDVGKYFESLEQYDTAIDYTPFAKTRVQALFGKAMVLSTFLDAQDKAADIYVDISKKYPESAETAIYKLAFLYSQDDEPVKAQKVLDYYLKKYPSGKYRFQVEAVLSSVKRELAAIAAKKKTDEDIAAETKKEETKPESKPATKPAVDEKKQLGDEPSLRVCLSRKVTKMTVTTKGSADKICTDDLGCGKKYNIKISNGALVLNGKKVTAASIRFRSNTHLIVGYGKSKKKVRGDISVRVSKGRLLILNNVKIEDYLRSVVPAESYASWPQEALKAQSVAARTYAYYQKKHRTHLDYDVYADTYDQMYGGVDREDKRTDKALKSTHGQVLMYKNKPILSQYTANSGGVTADAKAIFGAGKAYLVSHDDPASLKGKMASWTRSFTVSQIEAKLAKIGISVPGIKSIKSLETGPSGRIIKARINYSGGHRDLRTRTTLGSSRVLNLPDILLSITKSGNKYIFKGNGYGHGVGYSQWGSAELGKTKDYETILEFYYPKTSIKQLW, encoded by the coding sequence ATGAAAATTAAAAATATCGCACTGTTATTGGTTTTATTAATATTTACAACAGTTACATGTCCTTCCGTGGCCGGTGCTGTTTCCAAAGTCGAGCTTGAAGATCAGGCTCAGGCTCAATGGCATATTAATTATGCCAGCTACCTTATTGATGTTGGTAAATATTTTGAATCACTTGAGCAGTATGACACCGCAATAGACTATACCCCGTTTGCAAAAACAAGGGTACAGGCTTTATTTGGTAAAGCGATGGTTCTTTCTACTTTTCTGGATGCTCAGGATAAGGCTGCGGATATTTATGTGGATATTTCAAAAAAATATCCTGAAAGCGCGGAGACAGCTATATATAAGCTGGCGTTTCTCTATTCGCAGGATGATGAACCGGTAAAAGCACAAAAGGTCCTTGATTATTATCTGAAAAAGTATCCTTCCGGCAAATATCGTTTTCAGGTTGAGGCCGTGCTATCCTCTGTAAAAAGAGAGCTTGCTGCAATCGCCGCTAAGAAAAAAACAGATGAAGATATCGCAGCTGAGACTAAAAAAGAAGAGACTAAACCGGAATCAAAACCTGCAACAAAGCCGGCAGTAGATGAAAAGAAACAGCTGGGTGATGAACCTTCTCTTAGAGTCTGCCTCAGCCGTAAGGTTACTAAAATGACCGTAACAACCAAAGGTAGTGCTGATAAGATCTGCACTGATGATCTTGGTTGCGGCAAAAAATATAATATTAAAATAAGTAATGGAGCACTGGTTTTAAATGGTAAAAAAGTAACCGCCGCCAGTATCCGTTTCAGATCAAATACGCACCTTATTGTTGGTTACGGTAAAAGTAAGAAAAAAGTTCGCGGGGATATTTCCGTTAGAGTTTCAAAGGGCAGGCTGCTCATACTCAATAACGTGAAAATTGAAGATTACCTGCGCTCGGTTGTCCCGGCTGAATCGTACGCCTCGTGGCCTCAGGAAGCTTTGAAAGCCCAGTCTGTTGCTGCCCGCACCTATGCTTATTATCAGAAGAAGCACAGAACCCATCTTGACTATGATGTTTATGCCGACACTTATGACCAGATGTACGGCGGGGTGGACCGTGAAGACAAGCGCACGGATAAAGCTTTGAAGTCCACTCACGGACAGGTCCTGATGTATAAAAATAAGCCGATACTGTCACAGTATACAGCCAACAGCGGCGGTGTGACAGCTGATGCAAAAGCCATATTCGGTGCAGGTAAGGCTTACCTTGTGTCCCATGATGACCCGGCAAGTCTTAAAGGCAAGATGGCTTCATGGACAAGATCATTCACGGTTTCACAGATTGAGGCAAAGCTGGCCAAAATTGGTATCTCCGTACCGGGAATAAAGTCTATCAAATCTCTTGAAACCGGACCTTCAGGACGAATAATCAAAGCCCGTATAAATTACAGCGGTGGACATCGTGACCTGCGCACCAGAACAACTCTTGGAAGTTCCAGAGTTCTGAACCTTCCTGATATTCTGCTGTCCATAACTAAAAGCGGTAACAAATATATATTTAAAGGTAACGGCTATGGTCATGGTGTAGGTTATTCCCAGTGGGGATCAGCTGAACTTGGCAAAACCAAGGACTATGAAACTATTCTGGAATTTTACTATCCGAAAACTTCCATTAAACAACTCTGGTAA
- a CDS encoding NosD domain-containing protein encodes MKSKSKIFFLFVSVSCVFFLSACVGEKNVKQEVHYAEEGSIPYRIAILPPEYIQPESNSTTVKSIIMDDDKIFVANIARGALRNQLAGKGYQPVQLKVVDNTLAGLGRDEGWRKKSDKELCKLLEADGVVHISIFSADMVKAVAFDLFKIDAEVKIINAEGENVGSWRESASKRRVSVPTGILSLAGTLVEQVFSDPVSRQMRMVVYEWAWNLSQSLPDCPTGDKLPEVISVDTNVDNRIFGIGQKIAVRVDAQNELTCSFSIGDFKKNIPLPQTSPGVYEGFYAVKEGDKAANEPLVIRMRKSNGVERLWIESGSLLTVDGTPPDEPQNIQCVAGRDGISLSWKNPGGEGLKEFVVERGNDPVGKFEVIGRTQELKFNDPQSPQGQTVYYRVRSVDSAGNLSKEKKPVAVTVPQFDIRELSGSLSGKLVRGNYIVSDAVRVDPGRKFEIGSGTVLTFKSGGSLHVGGELNISGEIESPAIFNSNGTVGIISARGGRIKIRNAVFNGFDKAVVGDGGYVGISSSEFQTNGKTAVLLNGGGAYDLQGVRISGSETGVVISSGQGQIVRSFVSNCTTGVQYSGGEATITENNIYGNRVNLKADTKLVLEDNYWGSSSADSLKVVGDVLVRSIYDAPYPHGRKIVLVDETVMTPEVKEKRFSEAKLSGEKAFHEQRYGDSYKAFNEALKYGEDRDVFLYLAYTLLALEENEQLEHTLNEGISKFPYDVRLQQIYVRYLMGQGRIGEARAVLDKALKLSPADQKLIFMKEYLNSAAESSEKNESEHKVGNSTTESAPAANSGAEKDKVKDEKSAPAETSQPEKDGEKNVSPEPAAISDHNAKSWQDDKAEPAEFSVQDVQSGEIIHSSPEESAPVDVHKEQPVKTDSLNQSLETESGMTDEQKTIK; translated from the coding sequence ATGAAAAGTAAATCAAAAATATTTTTTTTATTTGTTTCAGTTAGTTGTGTGTTTTTTCTTTCTGCATGCGTTGGCGAAAAAAACGTTAAACAGGAAGTTCATTACGCTGAAGAAGGTTCAATTCCCTATAGAATTGCGATTCTGCCCCCGGAGTATATTCAGCCGGAAAGTAATTCCACGACAGTTAAGTCCATTATTATGGATGATGATAAAATTTTTGTAGCCAATATTGCCCGCGGAGCGTTGCGCAATCAGCTTGCGGGAAAGGGCTATCAGCCTGTTCAGCTCAAGGTTGTGGACAATACTCTTGCCGGTCTGGGACGTGATGAAGGCTGGCGTAAGAAATCCGATAAGGAGTTGTGTAAACTTCTTGAAGCGGACGGCGTGGTTCATATCAGCATATTTTCGGCTGATATGGTTAAAGCCGTTGCATTTGATCTCTTTAAAATTGATGCGGAGGTCAAAATTATCAATGCCGAGGGTGAAAATGTCGGTAGCTGGCGCGAGAGTGCATCCAAACGCAGGGTTTCAGTTCCTACCGGGATACTGTCCTTGGCAGGCACCCTTGTGGAACAGGTTTTTTCAGACCCTGTAAGCCGCCAGATGCGTATGGTTGTTTACGAGTGGGCATGGAACCTGTCGCAAAGTCTTCCTGATTGCCCTACAGGAGATAAACTTCCTGAAGTTATTTCTGTAGATACCAACGTTGATAACCGTATTTTCGGCATAGGGCAGAAAATTGCCGTCAGGGTGGACGCCCAAAATGAGCTGACATGTTCATTTTCAATAGGTGATTTTAAAAAGAACATTCCTCTGCCACAGACTTCTCCGGGAGTGTATGAAGGGTTTTACGCAGTTAAGGAAGGGGATAAAGCCGCGAATGAACCACTGGTCATTCGGATGCGCAAATCTAACGGAGTTGAAAGACTCTGGATAGAATCAGGTTCATTGTTGACTGTGGATGGAACTCCTCCGGATGAGCCTCAGAATATACAGTGCGTTGCCGGCAGAGATGGAATAAGCCTTAGCTGGAAAAATCCCGGTGGTGAAGGCCTTAAGGAATTTGTTGTCGAGCGTGGAAATGATCCGGTCGGTAAATTTGAAGTTATCGGCAGAACACAGGAGCTTAAATTCAATGACCCTCAGTCTCCGCAGGGGCAGACGGTTTATTACAGGGTCCGCAGTGTTGATAGTGCCGGGAATTTGTCAAAAGAGAAGAAACCGGTCGCTGTAACCGTTCCTCAGTTTGATATCCGCGAACTTAGCGGATCACTCAGCGGGAAACTTGTGCGTGGTAATTATATTGTTTCAGACGCAGTCCGAGTTGATCCGGGCCGTAAATTTGAAATAGGTTCTGGTACGGTACTTACTTTTAAATCCGGTGGCTCGCTGCATGTCGGCGGAGAGCTTAATATCAGCGGTGAGATTGAATCCCCGGCGATTTTTAATTCCAATGGAACTGTGGGAATTATTTCCGCAAGAGGTGGAAGAATAAAAATTCGCAACGCTGTATTTAACGGATTCGATAAAGCTGTTGTCGGTGATGGAGGATATGTAGGGATCAGCTCCAGTGAATTTCAGACAAACGGAAAAACAGCTGTTCTGCTCAACGGCGGTGGAGCATATGATCTTCAGGGTGTTAGAATATCCGGCTCTGAAACAGGAGTCGTAATATCTTCAGGTCAGGGGCAGATCGTCAGGAGTTTTGTAAGCAATTGTACTACCGGGGTTCAATATTCAGGCGGTGAAGCCACTATTACCGAGAATAATATTTATGGAAACCGGGTCAATTTGAAGGCTGATACAAAACTTGTCTTGGAAGATAATTATTGGGGATCATCCTCTGCTGACAGCCTTAAAGTTGTTGGTGATGTCCTTGTCAGGTCCATTTATGACGCACCGTATCCTCATGGTAGAAAGATAGTGCTTGTTGATGAAACCGTTATGACTCCCGAAGTTAAGGAAAAGCGGTTCAGCGAAGCCAAATTATCAGGGGAAAAGGCATTCCACGAGCAACGCTACGGAGATTCCTACAAAGCTTTTAACGAAGCCTTGAAATACGGTGAAGACCGGGATGTTTTCCTGTATCTGGCATATACGCTTCTTGCTCTGGAAGAAAATGAGCAGCTTGAACATACTCTTAATGAAGGTATTTCTAAATTCCCTTATGATGTCCGTCTACAGCAGATATATGTCCGCTATCTTATGGGACAGGGAAGGATAGGTGAAGCCCGTGCTGTGCTTGATAAGGCTCTTAAGCTCAGTCCGGCGGACCAGAAATTAATTTTTATGAAGGAATATCTTAACAGTGCTGCTGAAAGCAGTGAGAAAAATGAGTCCGAGCATAAAGTCGGTAACAGCACCACTGAATCTGCTCCGGCTGCGAATAGTGGAGCTGAGAAAGATAAGGTAAAGGATGAAAAATCCGCACCTGCTGAAACTTCACAACCAGAAAAAGATGGGGAGAAAAATGTAAGCCCTGAACCGGCTGCTATCTCTGATCATAATGCAAAAAGCTGGCAGGATGACAAAGCTGAACCAGCTGAGTTTTCCGTTCAGGATGTCCAGAGCGGGGAAATTATCCATTCTTCCCCGGAAGAGTCTGCGCCTGTAGATGTTCACAAAGAACAGCCGGTGAAAACAGATTCTTTAAATCAGTCCCTTGAGACCGAATCCGGTATGACGGATGAACAAAAGACAATAAAATAA
- a CDS encoding S-layer homology domain-containing protein, producing the protein MKKYLAVLAGLLMILALGGCGKKNAAPLSVEDNPAHHYLMGMQLIESGDYDKAMSRFDRAVELDDEYARAIAGQSLVHAVRAQGEKDSGYKGVDAERALDLFDKAVSESSDSNEKFSVYITGIRIYTNLNSRGWEKRVEDLYDDASIVRKSVKEEELPYYRNTEALDYFMGEALFKAGKFRDSEDALGKVLSAAPGKWHEKARALSRRVQKIVLAMRNYTLTDVARKIAVKEEVDRADVAALLVDEIHLDKLFAGRIPVPASKNNANEFVPADVVNHMFEPEIMTVLKWHVRGLEPVYDQKSRAFLFYPTKPMTRKELAFVLEDVIVKLVGDKSIATKHLGQSKSLYPDVHPTDAWYNAIVTVVNRNLMETDLSGAFRPNDTMDGADLILSLMRLRNVMNIY; encoded by the coding sequence ATGAAGAAATATTTAGCCGTATTGGCCGGACTGCTCATGATTCTGGCCCTTGGCGGGTGCGGAAAGAAAAATGCAGCTCCATTGTCTGTGGAAGATAACCCGGCGCATCATTACCTTATGGGTATGCAGCTCATTGAGTCTGGTGATTATGATAAAGCTATGTCCCGCTTTGACAGAGCGGTGGAACTGGATGACGAATATGCCAGAGCTATAGCAGGACAGTCCCTTGTCCATGCTGTCCGTGCTCAGGGTGAAAAGGATTCCGGATATAAAGGTGTTGATGCCGAGCGTGCTTTGGATCTGTTTGACAAAGCAGTATCCGAATCAAGTGACAGTAATGAAAAATTCAGTGTCTATATCACCGGCATCAGAATTTATACCAATTTGAATAGCAGGGGATGGGAAAAACGTGTTGAAGATCTTTATGATGATGCTTCAATCGTTAGAAAATCCGTCAAGGAAGAAGAACTTCCGTACTACAGAAATACAGAAGCTCTGGACTACTTCATGGGTGAAGCCCTGTTTAAAGCAGGTAAGTTCCGTGATTCGGAAGATGCCCTCGGTAAAGTGCTCAGTGCAGCTCCCGGAAAATGGCATGAAAAAGCCCGTGCTCTTTCCCGCCGTGTTCAGAAAATCGTTCTTGCCATGCGCAATTACACCCTTACTGATGTAGCCAGAAAAATTGCTGTAAAAGAAGAAGTTGACCGTGCTGATGTTGCCGCACTGCTTGTTGATGAAATCCATCTTGATAAGCTTTTTGCCGGTCGCATCCCGGTTCCTGCAAGTAAAAATAATGCAAATGAATTTGTACCGGCTGACGTTGTAAACCATATGTTCGAACCGGAAATTATGACCGTACTTAAATGGCATGTCCGTGGTCTCGAACCTGTTTATGACCAGAAATCAAGGGCTTTCCTCTTTTACCCGACCAAGCCTATGACCAGAAAGGAACTCGCTTTTGTCCTTGAGGATGTCATCGTAAAGCTTGTTGGGGATAAATCTATTGCAACCAAGCATCTTGGTCAGAGCAAGTCCCTGTATCCTGACGTTCATCCCACAGACGCATGGTATAATGCCATTGTAACCGTGGTGAACAGAAATCTTATGGAAACGGATCTTTCCGGAGCATTTCGTCCCAATGATACTATGGATGGCGCAGATCTGATTCTGTCATTGATGCGTCTTCGCAACGTGATGAATATTTACTAG